A window of Dysgonomonadaceae bacterium PH5-43 contains these coding sequences:
- a CDS encoding tetratricopeptide (TPR) repeat protein (product_source=COG0457; cath_funfam=1.25.40.10; cleavage_site_network=SignalP-noTM; cog=COG0457; pfam=PF13181; smart=SM00028; superfamily=48452), whose amino-acid sequence MKKLIFILGLCLIASSSFAQKKAVKEANSERKAGNFDVARSFIQEALKNPETKDKAETWFTAGMIENDQFVVERDKEKIGERPNQDKMYPALDMTLYYFLTADSLDMIPDAKGRIKPKHRKDIRKMISDNRPYFINAAQYFFNKGNYQKAYNNFTVFSEITEFEMFDEEPILGELEDSIMNLIKYYSGLAAVKIPDNDAAVKIFEEVKDLGVEDNIVHRQLATIYMQQNDTVNYTRILKDGVERFPEEPFYIERLINISLVQGNLDDVEMFLKKAIEITPDKAQLYDMLGMVYESKGDMTSAVEALKKAVEIDSENPATLSHLGRIYYNAGVERRIDVNLLEGKAFEEGKKEVDNFFKQALPFFEQAFKLDPKDRDSVFALRNIYYSLRMNAEYEKMDKIYSELNK is encoded by the coding sequence ATGAAGAAGTTAATATTTATATTAGGACTATGTCTTATAGCGAGTTCTTCTTTTGCTCAGAAAAAAGCAGTTAAAGAAGCTAATAGTGAACGTAAAGCAGGTAATTTTGATGTCGCAAGAAGCTTTATTCAAGAAGCTCTTAAAAATCCTGAGACAAAAGACAAAGCTGAAACTTGGTTTACTGCAGGTATGATCGAAAACGATCAGTTTGTAGTAGAAAGAGATAAAGAAAAAATAGGAGAGAGACCTAATCAGGATAAAATGTATCCTGCTTTGGATATGACTCTGTATTATTTCTTGACAGCAGACTCTTTGGATATGATTCCTGATGCTAAAGGTAGAATTAAGCCTAAGCACAGAAAAGATATAAGGAAAATGATATCTGATAATCGTCCTTATTTCATTAACGCTGCTCAATATTTTTTCAATAAAGGAAATTACCAAAAAGCATACAACAACTTTACTGTATTCTCTGAGATTACAGAATTTGAAATGTTTGACGAAGAACCTATTTTGGGCGAACTTGAAGATTCGATTATGAATCTTATCAAATACTATTCAGGGCTTGCAGCTGTTAAAATACCAGACAACGATGCTGCTGTGAAGATATTTGAAGAAGTTAAAGACTTAGGAGTAGAGGATAATATTGTTCATCGTCAGTTGGCTACTATTTATATGCAACAAAATGATACAGTGAATTATACTCGTATATTAAAAGATGGAGTAGAAAGATTTCCTGAAGAGCCGTTTTATATTGAAAGATTAATCAACATTTCTTTAGTGCAAGGTAACTTAGATGATGTAGAAATGTTCTTAAAGAAAGCTATCGAAATTACTCCAGACAAAGCTCAGCTTTACGATATGTTGGGTATGGTTTATGAAAGTAAGGGTGATATGACTTCTGCGGTTGAGGCATTGAAAAAAGCAGTAGAGATAGATTCTGAAAACCCAGCTACACTTTCTCATTTAGGACGTATTTACTATAATGCGGGTGTTGAAAGGCGTATTGACGTGAATCTTTTAGAGGGTAAGGCTTTTGAAGAAGGTAAGAAAGAAGTTGATAATTTCTTCAAACAAGCATTGCCATTCTTCGAACAAGCTTTCAAATTAGATCCTAAAGATAGAGATTCTGTATTCGCTTTACGCAATATATACTATAGTTTAAGAATGAATGCCGAATACGAAAAGATGGATAAAATTTACTCTGAACTAAATAAATAG
- a CDS encoding DNA gyrase subunit A (product_source=KO:K02469; cath_funfam=2.120.10.90,3.90.199.10; cog=COG0188; ko=KO:K02469; pfam=PF00521,PF03989; smart=SM00434; superfamily=101904,56719; tigrfam=TIGR01063) has translation MTDNQDRIIQVNIEEQMKTAYIDYSMSVIVSRALPDVRDGFKPVHRRVMFGMNELGNHSNQPHKKSARIVGEVLGKYHPHGDSSVYFAMVRLAQEWSQRYTLVDGQGNYGSVDGDEPAAMRYTEARLSMLAEETLRDIKKNTVDMTFNFDDTLKEPTVLPTRIPILLMNGASGIAVGMATNMPPHNLTECIDGITAFIDAKGDITIEELMQYIKAPDFPTGASIYGYQGVKDAFETGRGRILLRGRAEIEVHNNREKIVVTEIPYLVNKAELIKHIADLVSEKKLEGISNVNDESDRSGMRIVVDVKKDFNSNVILNKLYKLTALQSSFNVNNIALVKGRPMMLNLKDLVKYFVEHRIEVVTRRTQFDLDEAEKRAHILEGLIIASDNIDEVIEIIKKSPSRPVAVERLMERFGLSEEQTKAIVEMRLGQLTGLEQDKLRAEYEEIQVLITYLKGILEDEDKLLEVIKEELTEIKDKYGDERRTDIIYATEDMNPEDFYADDEMIITISHMGYIKRTPLAEFKSQHRGGVGSKGSETRDEDFVEYIYPASMHATMMFFTQKGKCYWLKVYQIPEGTKTSKGRAIQNLLNIDADDKVNTFIRVKKLTTDKEFVNSHYLIFCTKQGVIKKTTLEAYSRPRQNGVNAINLKDGDELIGVRMTNGTNEIILATKQGRALRFNESVVRSMGRTATGVRGITLAPQNDEVVGMVSIKDAEKEAILVVSEKGYGKRSYLDSYRITNRGGKGVKTINITDKTGLLVDIKTVTEDNDLMIINKSGITIRIKVADLNVIGRAAQGVKLINLDKKNDEIASVCKVLSEDEIEEISGDVNEDGIIDEKNIENKSEE, from the coding sequence ATGACGGATAATCAAGACAGAATTATTCAGGTGAATATTGAAGAGCAGATGAAAACGGCATACATTGATTATTCAATGTCTGTCATCGTGTCTCGTGCTTTGCCTGATGTTAGAGACGGATTTAAGCCAGTGCATCGTCGTGTGATGTTTGGTATGAACGAATTAGGAAACCATTCTAATCAACCACATAAGAAATCGGCGAGAATAGTTGGTGAAGTTTTAGGTAAATATCACCCACACGGTGATAGTTCTGTGTATTTTGCAATGGTACGCTTAGCTCAAGAATGGTCGCAACGATATACTTTGGTAGATGGACAGGGTAACTACGGTTCTGTAGATGGTGATGAGCCTGCTGCTATGCGTTATACAGAGGCTCGTTTAAGTATGTTGGCAGAAGAAACTCTTAGAGATATTAAGAAAAATACTGTTGATATGACATTTAATTTCGATGATACTCTTAAAGAGCCTACTGTGCTTCCTACAAGAATACCTATTCTTTTAATGAATGGAGCTTCTGGTATTGCTGTTGGTATGGCAACTAATATGCCGCCCCATAACTTAACAGAATGTATTGACGGTATTACTGCTTTTATAGATGCAAAGGGAGATATTACTATCGAAGAATTAATGCAGTATATAAAGGCTCCCGATTTTCCTACAGGTGCGTCTATCTACGGTTACCAAGGAGTGAAAGATGCTTTTGAAACTGGTAGAGGTAGAATATTATTAAGAGGTAGAGCTGAGATAGAAGTTCATAACAACAGAGAAAAAATAGTTGTAACCGAAATACCATACTTAGTAAACAAAGCTGAACTTATTAAACATATTGCCGACTTAGTTAGTGAGAAGAAATTAGAAGGAATATCTAATGTGAATGACGAATCAGACCGTTCGGGTATGCGTATTGTTGTTGACGTTAAGAAAGATTTTAATTCTAATGTTATCTTAAATAAACTGTATAAACTAACTGCATTACAGTCTTCATTTAATGTAAATAATATTGCTTTAGTAAAAGGTCGTCCGATGATGTTAAATCTTAAAGACCTTGTAAAGTATTTTGTTGAACATAGAATTGAAGTTGTTACTCGTAGAACTCAGTTTGATTTAGATGAAGCAGAAAAACGCGCTCATATATTAGAAGGTTTAATAATTGCTTCAGATAATATTGATGAAGTAATAGAGATTATTAAAAAGTCGCCAAGTAGACCTGTGGCAGTAGAGCGTTTGATGGAACGTTTCGGACTTTCTGAAGAACAAACAAAAGCTATAGTTGAAATGCGTTTAGGACAATTAACAGGTCTTGAACAAGATAAACTAAGAGCCGAATACGAAGAGATACAAGTTCTTATAACCTATTTAAAAGGAATACTTGAAGATGAAGATAAGCTTCTTGAGGTTATAAAAGAAGAACTTACAGAAATTAAAGATAAATATGGCGATGAAAGACGTACAGATATAATCTATGCAACAGAAGATATGAATCCTGAAGATTTCTATGCTGATGACGAAATGATTATAACAATATCTCATATGGGATACATAAAGCGTACTCCATTGGCAGAGTTTAAGTCTCAACATAGAGGAGGGGTTGGTTCTAAAGGATCTGAAACTCGCGATGAAGACTTTGTTGAGTATATATATCCTGCAAGTATGCACGCTACAATGATGTTCTTTACGCAAAAAGGAAAATGTTATTGGCTTAAAGTTTATCAGATACCAGAAGGAACTAAAACTTCTAAAGGTAGAGCTATACAAAATCTATTAAATATAGATGCAGATGATAAGGTTAATACTTTCATAAGAGTGAAAAAACTTACTACTGATAAAGAGTTTGTTAATTCGCATTATCTGATATTCTGTACAAAACAAGGTGTTATTAAGAAAACAACTTTAGAGGCATACTCTCGTCCTCGTCAAAATGGAGTTAATGCAATTAACTTAAAAGATGGCGACGAATTGATTGGAGTAAGAATGACTAATGGAACGAATGAAATTATTTTAGCAACAAAACAAGGACGTGCTCTTCGTTTCAATGAGTCGGTTGTTCGTAGTATGGGACGAACTGCAACAGGTGTTAGAGGTATAACATTAGCTCCTCAGAACGATGAAGTTGTTGGAATGGTTTCTATCAAAGATGCAGAGAAAGAAGCTATATTGGTGGTGTCAGAAAAAGGTTATGGTAAACGCTCTTATTTAGATTCTTATAGAATTACTAATAGAGGTGGTAAAGGTGTTAAAACTATTAACATTACAGACAAAACTGGTTTGTTGGTAGATATAAAAACTGTTACCGAAGACAACGACCTTATGATTATTAATAAATCAGGAATCACTATTCGTATTAAAGTAGCCGACCTTAATGTAATAGGACGAGCAGCTCAAGGTGTGAAACTTATTAATTTAGATAAGAAAAACGATGAGATAGCTTCTGTTTGTAAGGTGCTTTCGGAAGACGAAATAGAGGAAATAAGTGGAGATGTTAATGAAGATGGCATAATAGACGAAAAAAATATTGAAAACAAATCAGAAGAATAA
- a CDS encoding ATP-dependent Clp protease ATP-binding subunit ClpC (product_source=KO:K03696; cath_funfam=1.10.1780.10,1.10.8.60,3.40.50.300; cog=COG0542; ko=KO:K03696; pfam=PF00004,PF02861,PF07724,PF10431,PF17871; smart=SM00382,SM01086; superfamily=52540,81923) has protein sequence MKKNFSNSVKDILMYSREEAGRLHNTNVGIEHILLGILRDSRNSASTLIKSFGVDSNELKSALDNEMYEEGNYVSETQLTIDKSVENLLRLSLLESINLNSNETDSEHLLLAILKNKDSLAYKILSKYDIDYNKVYSSLSDKNTDASISKEELPYMGAEFGEDDDDDETYSTKREKGSSKNKNSDTPMIDSFGTDLTKAAEENRLDPIIGRDKEIERLAQILSRRKKNNPILIGEPGVGKSAIVEGLALRITQRKVARVLFDKRVINLDMASVVAGTKYRGQFEERIKAILGELSKNPNIILFIDEIHTIVGAGGATGSMDAANMLKPALARGEIQCIGATTLDEYRKNIEKDGALERRFQKVMVDPTTADETHQILKNIKPRYEEHHNVSYTDEALELCVKLTDRYISDRNFPDKAIDALDEAGSRTHIANVIVPKVIEELEKQIADTDELRTQAVADQNYELAATYRDQRDKFKIELETALTKWEEEIKEDKQVVDGDTVAEVVAMMSGVPVQRIAKAENQKLMEMTDILKANVIGQDDAVTKIVKAIQRNRIGLKDPNKPIGTFMFLGPTGVGKTHLAKKLAEFLFDSADTLIRIDMSEYMEKFTVSRLIGAPPGYVGYEEGGQLTEKVRRKPYSVVLLDEIEKAHPDVFNLLLQVMDEGRLTDSLGRRIDFKNTILILTSNVGTRQLKDFGKGIGFNTSESNENDKEFSRGVIQKALNRAFAPEFLNRIDDIVMFDQLDKEAISKIIDLELKGFYERVENLGYKLSITNQAKEFIASKGYDIQFGARPLKRAIQKYLEDELAEMIIKANASEGDSIYVDFDSEAQKIITTVEKPKEKENNNITK, from the coding sequence ATGAAGAAAAACTTTTCAAATAGTGTGAAAGACATATTAATGTACAGCCGAGAAGAGGCTGGACGTTTACACAATACAAATGTAGGAATCGAACATATATTATTAGGTATATTAAGAGATTCTCGAAACTCTGCATCTACATTGATTAAATCATTTGGAGTAGACTCTAACGAATTAAAGTCTGCCTTGGATAACGAAATGTATGAAGAAGGAAATTATGTTTCTGAAACTCAACTAACAATAGACAAAAGCGTAGAAAACTTACTCAGATTAAGTCTATTAGAATCTATAAATCTAAATAGTAATGAAACCGACAGCGAACATTTACTTTTAGCTATACTAAAAAATAAGGATTCGTTGGCATACAAAATTCTTTCTAAATACGATATTGATTACAATAAGGTATACAGCTCTTTGTCTGACAAAAATACAGATGCATCTATTTCAAAAGAAGAACTTCCTTATATGGGTGCCGAATTTGGAGAAGATGACGATGATGATGAAACTTATTCTACCAAAAGAGAAAAGGGTTCTTCTAAAAATAAGAACAGCGATACTCCTATGATAGACAGTTTCGGAACCGACTTAACAAAAGCTGCCGAAGAAAACAGATTAGACCCTATAATAGGTCGAGATAAAGAAATTGAACGTTTAGCTCAAATTTTAAGTCGCAGAAAGAAAAACAACCCTATACTAATAGGTGAACCTGGCGTTGGGAAATCTGCTATAGTAGAAGGTTTAGCATTACGAATAACTCAAAGGAAAGTTGCAAGGGTACTTTTCGATAAACGCGTTATCAATTTAGATATGGCTTCGGTTGTTGCTGGCACTAAATACAGAGGACAATTTGAAGAGAGAATAAAAGCGATACTTGGCGAACTTTCAAAAAATCCGAATATAATTCTATTTATAGACGAGATACACACCATTGTTGGTGCTGGTGGTGCTACCGGCTCTATGGATGCCGCAAATATGTTGAAGCCCGCTTTAGCAAGAGGAGAAATTCAATGTATAGGAGCTACTACTTTAGATGAGTATAGAAAAAACATAGAAAAAGACGGAGCTTTAGAACGTCGTTTTCAAAAGGTAATGGTAGACCCTACAACAGCCGATGAGACTCATCAAATATTGAAAAATATAAAACCTCGTTACGAAGAACATCATAATGTAAGCTACACCGACGAAGCTTTAGAACTTTGTGTTAAGTTGACCGACCGTTATATTAGCGACCGCAATTTCCCAGACAAAGCCATAGATGCATTAGATGAAGCTGGTTCGAGAACTCATATTGCAAATGTTATAGTTCCTAAAGTTATTGAAGAATTAGAAAAACAAATTGCAGATACAGACGAACTAAGAACTCAAGCAGTTGCTGATCAAAACTATGAGCTGGCTGCTACTTACCGCGACCAAAGAGATAAGTTTAAAATAGAATTAGAAACTGCTCTAACAAAATGGGAAGAAGAAATAAAAGAAGATAAGCAAGTTGTTGACGGTGACACTGTAGCTGAAGTTGTAGCAATGATGTCTGGCGTTCCTGTTCAGCGTATTGCTAAAGCTGAAAATCAGAAGTTAATGGAGATGACCGATATTCTTAAAGCAAACGTTATCGGACAAGATGATGCTGTTACTAAAATAGTAAAAGCAATTCAAAGAAATAGAATAGGATTAAAAGATCCAAACAAACCCATAGGAACATTTATGTTCTTAGGTCCTACTGGAGTTGGCAAAACTCACCTTGCTAAGAAGTTAGCCGAATTCTTATTCGACTCTGCCGATACTCTTATTCGTATTGATATGTCGGAATATATGGAGAAATTTACTGTTTCTCGATTAATAGGTGCGCCTCCAGGATATGTTGGTTATGAAGAAGGCGGACAATTAACAGAAAAAGTTAGACGTAAACCATACTCTGTTGTTTTATTAGACGAAATAGAGAAGGCTCACCCTGATGTATTTAATTTGTTATTACAAGTTATGGACGAAGGGCGGTTGACCGATAGTTTAGGTCGTCGAATTGATTTCAAAAACACTATACTTATTCTTACTTCTAATGTAGGAACTCGACAGTTAAAAGACTTCGGCAAAGGTATAGGTTTCAACACTTCCGAATCTAACGAAAACGATAAAGAATTTTCTCGTGGTGTTATACAAAAAGCTCTGAACAGAGCATTTGCTCCCGAATTCTTAAATCGTATTGACGATATAGTTATGTTCGACCAATTAGATAAAGAAGCTATTTCTAAAATCATAGACCTCGAACTTAAAGGTTTTTACGAAAGAGTTGAAAACTTAGGATACAAACTAAGTATAACCAACCAAGCTAAAGAGTTTATCGCTTCTAAGGGATACGATATTCAATTTGGAGCAAGACCTCTTAAAAGAGCTATCCAAAAATATCTCGAAGACGAATTAGCCGAAATGATTATAAAAGCTAATGCCTCTGAAGGCGACTCTATATATGTAGACTTCGACTCAGAAGCTCAGAAGATTATAACAACGGTAGAAAAGCCAAAAGAAAAAGAGAACAACAATATAACTAAATAA
- a CDS encoding molecular chaperone HtpG (product_source=KO:K04079; cath_funfam=3.30.565.10,3.40.50.300; cog=COG0326; ko=KO:K04079; pfam=PF00183,PF02518; smart=SM00387; superfamily=110942,54211,55874) → MSNKKQTGHIGVTTDNIFPVIKKFLYSDHEIFLREIVSNAVDATQKLKTLASVGEFDGELGDLAIRITLDEKKKTLTISDRGIGLSSDEIEKYINQIAFSSANDFLDKYKDNANSIIGHFGLGFYSAFMVSKKVEIITKSWKTNEVAMKWECDGSPEYTMSETTKEGRGTDIILYIDDESKEFLEKARIESLLKKYCRFLPVPIAFGKKTKWEDGKSVETDEDNIINDTNPLWTRKPSELKDEDYIAFYKELYPFSEDPLFWIHLNVDYPFNLTGILYFPKVKSGIDLQKNKIQLYSNQVYVTDSVEGIVPEFLTLLHGVIDSPDIPLNVSRSYLQSDSNVKKISTYITKKVADRLDDIFKNNRPQFEEKWSSLRIFIEYGMITEEKFAEKAMKFVLLEDVENKFFTLDEYKTLVESNQTDKDGSIIYLYTTNKEEQYAYIDEAKEKGYDILIMDGQLDNHFMNTLEQKLEKTRFVRVDADVIDNLIKKGDNKEVTLTEEERNALVEVFKSAIPPIDKTDFIVGFEHLGEKGNPVTITQNEFMRRMKEMSDMQPGMNFYGDMPISYNMTVNLDSPTVKKIEADKDNSKNTVSQLVDLALLSNGLLKGEALSKFIKRSIELI, encoded by the coding sequence ATGAGCAATAAAAAACAAACCGGTCATATAGGGGTAACGACCGACAACATTTTCCCCGTTATTAAAAAATTTCTTTATAGTGATCACGAAATATTCCTTCGTGAAATAGTGTCGAACGCTGTTGATGCTACCCAAAAGTTAAAAACGTTAGCATCTGTTGGCGAGTTTGATGGAGAACTTGGCGACTTAGCAATCCGCATCACTCTTGATGAAAAGAAAAAAACTTTAACCATTTCTGATAGAGGTATAGGACTTAGCTCCGACGAGATTGAAAAATATATTAATCAGATTGCTTTTTCAAGTGCCAATGACTTCTTAGACAAATATAAAGATAATGCAAACTCCATAATCGGACATTTTGGCTTAGGTTTCTATTCTGCTTTTATGGTTTCTAAGAAAGTTGAAATCATTACAAAATCTTGGAAAACCAACGAAGTGGCAATGAAGTGGGAATGTGATGGTTCGCCAGAATACACAATGAGCGAAACCACAAAAGAAGGTAGAGGTACCGACATCATTCTTTATATCGACGACGAAAGCAAAGAGTTTCTTGAAAAAGCAAGAATAGAATCGCTATTAAAGAAATATTGTCGTTTCCTTCCGGTTCCTATTGCATTTGGTAAAAAAACAAAATGGGAAGATGGAAAATCTGTTGAAACAGACGAAGATAACATCATTAACGATACAAATCCTCTATGGACAAGAAAACCATCAGAGCTAAAAGATGAAGATTATATTGCTTTCTACAAAGAACTTTATCCGTTTAGCGAAGATCCTTTATTTTGGATACACCTTAATGTAGATTACCCATTTAATCTTACAGGTATATTATACTTCCCTAAAGTAAAGAGCGGAATTGATTTACAAAAGAATAAAATTCAGCTTTATAGCAATCAAGTATATGTTACTGACAGTGTAGAAGGTATAGTGCCTGAGTTTTTAACTCTTCTTCACGGGGTTATCGACTCTCCAGATATTCCTCTTAACGTTTCTCGTTCTTACTTACAATCCGACAGTAACGTTAAAAAGATTTCTACTTATATAACAAAAAAAGTAGCAGACCGCTTAGATGATATATTCAAAAATAATCGTCCTCAATTTGAAGAAAAATGGAGTAGCCTAAGAATCTTCATAGAATACGGTATGATTACTGAAGAAAAGTTTGCAGAAAAAGCAATGAAGTTTGTACTTTTAGAAGATGTAGAAAACAAGTTCTTCACTCTCGACGAATATAAAACGCTGGTTGAATCTAATCAAACCGACAAAGACGGCTCTATAATATATCTTTATACTACAAACAAAGAAGAGCAATACGCATATATCGACGAAGCTAAGGAAAAAGGTTACGACATATTGATAATGGACGGTCAACTCGATAATCACTTTATGAATACCCTCGAGCAAAAACTTGAAAAAACACGTTTTGTTCGTGTCGACGCTGATGTTATTGACAATCTTATCAAAAAAGGAGACAACAAAGAGGTTACTCTTACCGAAGAAGAACGCAACGCCTTAGTTGAAGTCTTTAAGTCGGCTATTCCTCCTATCGACAAAACCGATTTCATTGTTGGTTTTGAACATTTAGGAGAAAAAGGCAATCCGGTTACTATTACTCAAAATGAGTTTATGAGGCGTATGAAAGAAATGTCGGATATGCAACCTGGAATGAACTTCTACGGAGATATGCCTATATCGTATAATATGACAGTAAACTTAGACTCTCCTACTGTTAAGAAGATAGAGGCAGACAAAGACAACTCCAAAAATACGGTTAGTCAGTTAGTCGATTTAGCTCTACTTTCTAACGGATTATTAAAAGGTGAAGCTTTAAGTAAATTCATTAAAAGAAGTATCGAATTGATATAA
- a CDS encoding 16S rRNA processing protein RimM (product_source=KO:K02860; cath_funfam=2.30.30.240,2.40.30.60; cog=COG0806; ko=KO:K02860; pfam=PF01782; superfamily=50346,50447; tigrfam=TIGR02273), translating to MINSEDIIRVGKLNKPHGIKGEMSFTYTDLYNQEQCPFLILNIDDIFVPFRVEEIRFTSAENALVKLKNINSDTQARQLTNKEVFFPKEFVNKPTDDDVYAWSYFEGFTIIDEKEGEIGQIDYVDESTINTIFIVNKDNKELLIPAIDEIITHIDEDNKKLYVILPEELLSIND from the coding sequence ATGATTAATAGCGAAGATATAATTAGAGTAGGAAAACTTAATAAACCTCACGGAATAAAGGGTGAAATGTCTTTTACTTATACTGATTTGTATAACCAAGAGCAGTGCCCATTCTTAATACTTAACATCGACGATATATTTGTTCCATTTAGAGTGGAAGAAATTAGATTTACTTCGGCAGAAAATGCTTTAGTAAAACTTAAAAATATAAACTCCGATACTCAGGCTCGCCAACTAACAAATAAGGAGGTCTTTTTCCCCAAAGAATTTGTAAACAAACCTACAGATGATGATGTGTATGCTTGGAGTTATTTCGAGGGTTTTACTATTATAGACGAAAAAGAAGGAGAAATAGGTCAAATTGATTATGTAGATGAGTCTACCATAAACACTATTTTTATAGTAAATAAAGATAATAAAGAGCTGCTAATTCCTGCCATAGACGAAATTATAACTCATATTGACGAAGATAATAAGAAGTTATACGTAATTCTTCCCGAAGAATTATTGTCGATTAACGATTAA
- a CDS encoding UDP-N-acetylglucosamine 1-carboxyvinyltransferase (product_source=KO:K00790; cath_funfam=3.65.10.10; cog=COG0766; ko=KO:K00790; pfam=PF00275; superfamily=55205; tigrfam=TIGR01072), whose product MASFIIEGGHKLSGEIIPQGAKNEALQVICATLLTPEKIVINNVPDILDVNNLIVLLREMGVKVDNPSVGTYVFQADEVDMGYLQSEDFFKKSTSLRGSVMLVGPLVARFGYSIIPKPGGDKIGRRRLDTHFLGIQKLGATFNYDASRQAYEVKSDKLRGCYMLLDEASVTGTANILMAAVLAEGKTTIYNAACEPYLQQLTKMLISMGAKIEGLGSNLLVIHGVDGLHGCEHTILPDMIEIGSFIGMAAMTASNVRIKNVSYNDLGLIPDVFRKLGIIVNQDNDDIVIPEQELYEIDTFIDGSIMTISDAPWPGLTPDLLSVLLVVATQAKGSVLIHQKMFESRLFFVDKLIDMGAQIILCDPHRATVIGSGRRYPLRAANMVSPDIRAGIAMLIAAMSAEGTSQIHNIDQIDRGYENIDKRLNALGALIIRHD is encoded by the coding sequence ATGGCATCATTTATTATAGAAGGCGGACATAAACTTTCTGGTGAAATTATTCCGCAAGGAGCAAAAAACGAAGCTCTACAAGTTATATGTGCAACTTTACTTACTCCCGAAAAAATTGTAATTAATAATGTGCCAGACATCTTAGATGTAAATAATCTTATTGTATTGCTTCGCGAAATGGGAGTGAAAGTCGATAACCCATCTGTGGGGACTTATGTGTTTCAAGCCGACGAAGTAGATATGGGTTATCTTCAAAGTGAAGATTTTTTCAAGAAAAGCACTTCGCTTAGAGGCTCTGTAATGTTGGTTGGTCCGTTAGTTGCTCGCTTTGGTTATTCTATTATTCCTAAACCTGGAGGAGATAAAATAGGTCGTAGACGTTTAGATACTCATTTCTTAGGTATTCAAAAATTAGGAGCTACATTTAATTACGATGCAAGCAGACAAGCATACGAAGTTAAATCAGATAAGCTTAGAGGTTGTTATATGTTGCTTGACGAAGCTTCGGTTACAGGAACAGCAAACATTCTTATGGCGGCAGTATTGGCTGAAGGAAAGACAACTATATATAACGCTGCTTGCGAACCTTATTTGCAACAGCTAACAAAAATGCTTATCTCTATGGGTGCTAAGATTGAAGGCTTAGGCTCTAATCTGCTTGTAATACACGGTGTTGACGGTTTGCACGGTTGCGAACACACAATATTGCCCGATATGATAGAGATAGGTAGCTTTATAGGAATGGCAGCAATGACCGCTTCTAATGTGCGTATTAAAAATGTATCGTACAACGACTTAGGTTTAATACCAGATGTATTTCGTAAACTTGGAATTATTGTAAATCAAGACAACGATGACATAGTTATTCCAGAACAAGAACTCTACGAGATAGATACTTTTATCGATGGTTCTATAATGACTATTTCTGATGCTCCTTGGCCCGGACTTACGCCTGACTTACTTAGCGTTTTATTGGTTGTTGCCACTCAAGCTAAGGGTAGTGTGCTTATCCATCAGAAGATGTTTGAGAGTCGTCTTTTCTTTGTTGATAAATTAATAGATATGGGGGCTCAAATAATACTTTGCGACCCGCACCGAGCTACAGTTATTGGTTCGGGAAGACGATACCCACTAAGGGCTGCCAATATGGTTTCTCCAGATATTAGAGCTGGTATAGCAATGCTTATTGCTGCAATGAGCGCAGAAGGTACAAGTCAGATACACAATATAGATCAAATAGATAGAGGTTACGAAAACATAGATAAACGTTTAAATGCCTTAGGCGCACTTATTATACGCCATGATTAA